A genomic region of Alicyclobacillus sp. SO9 contains the following coding sequences:
- a CDS encoding ABC transporter ATP-binding protein, protein MHQVLSVNNLTVRFASDQGTVNAVNGISIAVQQGKAVALVGESGSGKSTAVKAMLRLLPTNAEIRGDVVFQGKNLANLSSKEIRKIRGRNISMIFQNPKMFLNPTKTIGQQIIEPILYHHLATPSKAKEKAISLLDQVGIPYPEERYSNYPFEFSGGMLQRVMIAMALITEPELLIADEPTTSLDVTVQAEILTLLKRLQRDHGMSMVFVTHDLAVAAQVCDEVYVLYGGLVMEHITSEKLRQRSSHPYLQGLLRSIPRIDGPRTKLPFIPGQPPSTIDSTITGCIFANRCTRKMDRCEEQPELESVADRHEVACWLSTLEVSSYGG, encoded by the coding sequence ATGCATCAGGTTCTGTCTGTCAACAATTTAACCGTTCGGTTCGCCTCTGACCAGGGGACTGTTAACGCGGTAAATGGCATTAGTATTGCGGTTCAGCAAGGCAAGGCCGTAGCCCTTGTCGGTGAAAGCGGAAGCGGAAAAAGTACAGCTGTGAAAGCTATGCTGAGACTGCTTCCTACAAACGCTGAAATTCGCGGGGATGTGGTTTTTCAAGGAAAAAATCTTGCCAATCTCTCTTCAAAGGAGATACGCAAGATTCGCGGCCGTAACATTTCTATGATTTTTCAAAATCCAAAAATGTTCTTGAATCCTACCAAGACTATCGGTCAACAAATTATTGAGCCGATACTTTACCACCACCTAGCTACTCCAAGTAAGGCGAAAGAGAAAGCCATTTCTCTGCTCGACCAAGTCGGAATTCCATATCCAGAGGAGCGCTACAGCAATTATCCATTCGAGTTTAGCGGAGGAATGTTGCAAAGGGTCATGATTGCAATGGCACTCATTACGGAGCCGGAGTTGTTAATTGCCGATGAGCCAACGACTTCGTTAGATGTAACCGTACAAGCGGAGATCCTGACGTTGTTGAAGAGGTTGCAACGCGACCACGGAATGTCAATGGTGTTTGTAACCCACGACTTGGCCGTAGCTGCGCAAGTTTGTGACGAGGTCTATGTCCTCTATGGCGGGCTTGTGATGGAGCACATTACGTCGGAAAAGTTGAGACAACGCAGTTCGCATCCGTACCTGCAAGGACTGTTGAGGTCGATTCCAAGAATTGACGGACCTCGAACAAAGCTTCCCTTCATTCCGGGGCAACCTCCAAGTACGATTGACAGCACAATTACGGGATGTATCTTCGCCAACCGTTGTACACGGAAAATGGATAGATGCGAAGAGCAGCCCGAACTAGAGTCTGTTGCGGACAGACATGAAGTTGCCTGTTGGTTGTCCACCCTGGAGGTCAGTTCCTATGGCGGTTAA
- a CDS encoding ABC transporter ATP-binding protein, with protein sequence MAVNNLNDSGKQLVKLEELTKVFSASRGDFLACDHVNLQVQQGTSLGIVGESGSGKSTLVRLMQLLIPSTSGKVILNGIDVTRLPERRLKPYRKMMQFVQQDPYGSLFPHFTVAKNITEPLRIHKSGNKLSRLELALQLIDRVGLSPKQFHLYPHELSGGQQQRVAIAQALSLNPEMLILDEAVSSLDVSIQAQILNLLQGLKEEFGLTYVFISHNLSVIRLMCEETAVMYSGRVVETGESQELFRNPLHPYTQFLISSIPAFTDSGVTPLPEESIALRKRPSRSESGELCPYHTRCPFAQDRCRSERPVLREIVPGRFAACHFAEDVATAKTGQCRG encoded by the coding sequence ATGGCGGTTAACAACTTGAACGACAGCGGCAAGCAATTGGTCAAACTGGAGGAACTTACGAAGGTGTTTTCCGCGAGTAGAGGTGATTTCCTCGCTTGCGATCACGTAAATTTACAAGTACAGCAAGGAACCAGCCTCGGCATCGTAGGTGAAAGCGGGAGCGGCAAGTCTACTTTAGTCCGGCTGATGCAACTCCTTATTCCATCCACGAGCGGCAAAGTGATACTCAATGGAATTGATGTGACCCGTCTGCCAGAACGCAGACTTAAGCCCTACCGCAAGATGATGCAGTTTGTGCAGCAGGATCCCTATGGCTCACTGTTTCCCCATTTTACCGTTGCCAAAAATATCACCGAACCACTTAGAATTCATAAAAGTGGAAACAAACTATCAAGATTGGAACTTGCACTGCAACTCATTGACAGGGTGGGTCTGTCACCCAAACAGTTTCATTTGTATCCACATGAGTTGAGCGGTGGACAGCAACAGCGTGTGGCCATTGCTCAAGCCCTTTCCTTGAATCCGGAAATGCTGATTCTCGACGAGGCGGTATCAAGCCTGGATGTCTCCATTCAGGCCCAAATTTTGAATTTGTTGCAGGGCTTAAAAGAAGAATTTGGATTGACTTATGTATTTATTTCACACAACTTGTCTGTGATTCGGTTGATGTGCGAAGAAACAGCGGTCATGTATTCCGGGCGCGTTGTAGAGACAGGGGAGTCACAAGAACTGTTTCGCAATCCCTTACACCCGTATACTCAATTTCTGATTTCATCCATTCCAGCCTTTACGGACTCGGGAGTGACACCACTGCCAGAAGAATCCATTGCGCTTAGGAAACGTCCGTCTCGCTCTGAATCGGGGGAACTATGTCCCTATCATACAAGGTGTCCCTTTGCCCAAGACAGATGCCGAAGTGAACGTCCGGTGTTGAGAGAGATTGTGCCCGGAAGATTCGCAGCGTGTCATTTCGCTGAAGACGTAGCCACGGCCAAAACGGGTCAATGTAGAGGATAG
- a CDS encoding N-acetylmannosamine-6-phosphate 2-epimerase, producing MDNNELLESIQNGLIVSCQALDDEPLFGAEIMGRMALAAKMGGAVGIRANGAQDIREIKRVTDLPTIGIVKRAYEGSEVYITPTMREVDEVVSAGADIVAVDATNRVRPGGLMAKEFLESIRVKFPDALVMADISTFAEGLAAVAAGVDIIATTLSGYTAYSRQAVSPDFRLMRELTHKVNVPVIAEGRIGKPEEAVRSFENGVFAVVVGSAITRPQEITRTFVEELQTIRKIRSI from the coding sequence ATGGACAATAACGAATTGCTAGAGAGTATCCAAAACGGCCTCATCGTTTCTTGTCAGGCATTAGACGACGAACCTCTGTTTGGGGCTGAAATTATGGGGCGAATGGCGTTGGCAGCAAAAATGGGTGGAGCAGTAGGAATCCGAGCGAATGGCGCCCAGGACATTCGAGAGATTAAGAGAGTTACGGACCTTCCTACAATCGGCATTGTCAAGCGGGCCTATGAAGGCTCAGAGGTATACATTACGCCAACCATGAGAGAGGTTGATGAAGTCGTCTCCGCAGGAGCAGACATCGTGGCGGTAGATGCTACGAATCGGGTGCGTCCGGGCGGCTTGATGGCGAAGGAATTTCTTGAGTCCATTCGAGTAAAGTTTCCGGATGCGCTTGTCATGGCGGATATTTCGACATTTGCGGAAGGATTAGCAGCGGTGGCGGCAGGCGTAGATATCATCGCGACAACGCTGTCCGGCTACACTGCTTACAGCCGGCAAGCCGTTAGTCCAGACTTCCGATTGATGCGTGAGTTGACGCATAAGGTCAATGTTCCCGTGATTGCTGAAGGAAGGATCGGAAAGCCTGAGGAAGCCGTAAGGAGTTTCGAGAATGGCGTGTTCGCTGTGGTGGTCGGGTCAGCCATTACACGACCTCAAGAAATTACACGTACATTCGTAGAGGAGTTGCAAACCATACGGAAGATACGTTCTATATAA
- the nagB gene encoding glucosamine-6-phosphate deaminase, which yields MEITLVSTYQKLSEVAADYVQETMKSRAHCVLGLATGETPVGLYAQLVRRYRRREISFKNTTTFNLDEYVGLRPADESSYHYYMHRHLFRHVDMDVNKIHIPLGAAADLEGECRRYEYAIEDSGGIDLQILGIGRNGHIGFNEPGSTCTGRTRVVQLEASTLEANAQYFPSVQDMPHEAISMGIGTVLEQSRHILLLASGAAKAAAVEKMLSADETTGKLPASCLQLHPNVTCVLDYDAAANLSDSVVRENRVLEGGV from the coding sequence ATGGAGATTACATTGGTATCAACCTATCAGAAGCTGAGTGAGGTTGCTGCGGACTATGTACAAGAAACGATGAAGTCCCGTGCTCATTGCGTCTTGGGTCTGGCTACGGGGGAGACTCCTGTCGGCCTATATGCTCAGCTGGTACGACGCTATCGAAGGAGAGAAATTTCTTTTAAAAACACGACCACCTTTAATCTTGACGAATATGTGGGATTACGGCCTGCAGACGAGTCGAGTTATCACTACTATATGCACCGTCATCTGTTTCGTCACGTCGACATGGACGTCAATAAAATTCACATTCCCCTGGGTGCCGCGGCGGATTTGGAGGGGGAGTGCAGACGCTATGAATATGCTATTGAGGATTCAGGCGGCATAGATTTGCAGATTCTCGGCATTGGCAGAAACGGGCATATTGGTTTTAACGAACCGGGATCAACTTGTACAGGCAGAACGAGAGTAGTGCAGTTGGAGGCAAGTACTCTGGAAGCGAATGCGCAGTATTTTCCGTCCGTTCAGGATATGCCGCACGAAGCGATTTCTATGGGAATCGGCACGGTTCTGGAGCAAAGTCGACACATTTTGTTGCTTGCTTCCGGTGCGGCAAAGGCCGCCGCGGTTGAAAAAATGTTGTCAGCGGACGAGACAACGGGAAAGCTGCCTGCCTCGTGTTTACAACTGCACCCTAACGTCACATGTGTGCTGGACTATGACGCTGCGGCAAATCTATCAGATTCCGTTGTAAGAGAGAACAGGGTACTAGAGGGCGGGGTGTAG
- a CDS encoding ROK family protein → MKEHSIGIDIGGTKIAAAVISEEGSILHRRVCPTPTAGQEFVIEKLKELIDDLLFWCQQASISVKGIGVGTAGQIDFATGRVLTGTTNIKDWNDIPLRSVLTKHSLLPVWVDNDVNVLTIAEQKFGSAVGEKNVICLSLGTGVGGGLIVDGQLVRGMFGAAAELGHISVNMNGPQCNCGFKGCLETYASGTAIARMMNERLNKTDEVQADSALTSRQVFDLYHQQHSTAIEVVNEMTEALAFAIVSLIHTFNPSVVVLGGGVMDSGTWIAELVNGKVKKLGISSMVQPVRITRTKTGVDASVIGAAYQCWLYQ, encoded by the coding sequence TTGAAAGAACATAGCATTGGCATTGACATTGGCGGGACCAAAATCGCTGCAGCAGTCATATCGGAGGAGGGAAGTATTTTACATAGGAGAGTGTGTCCTACACCTACAGCAGGTCAGGAGTTTGTCATTGAGAAACTGAAAGAGCTCATTGACGACTTACTGTTCTGGTGTCAACAAGCCAGTATTTCTGTCAAGGGAATTGGCGTTGGGACTGCAGGTCAAATTGACTTTGCGACGGGAAGGGTTTTAACCGGCACCACCAATATTAAAGACTGGAATGACATCCCGCTGCGCAGTGTCTTAACAAAACACTCTTTGTTGCCTGTGTGGGTTGATAATGATGTCAATGTACTTACGATTGCTGAACAAAAATTTGGAAGCGCCGTCGGAGAAAAAAATGTCATCTGTCTGTCTTTGGGTACTGGCGTTGGCGGCGGTCTGATTGTAGATGGGCAGTTAGTCAGAGGAATGTTTGGTGCGGCAGCCGAACTAGGTCACATTTCAGTGAACATGAACGGCCCTCAATGTAACTGCGGCTTCAAGGGCTGTCTGGAAACCTACGCGTCTGGAACCGCTATAGCTCGAATGATGAATGAGCGTTTGAACAAGACCGACGAAGTCCAGGCGGATTCAGCTTTAACCAGTCGACAGGTCTTCGACTTGTATCACCAGCAGCATTCTACTGCAATTGAAGTGGTCAATGAAATGACCGAAGCACTGGCGTTTGCCATTGTGAGTCTGATTCATACGTTCAATCCGTCGGTCGTGGTGCTAGGCGGAGGTGTCATGGATAGCGGTACTTGGATAGCAGAGCTTGTCAACGGCAAGGTCAAGAAATTAGGTATTTCTTCAATGGTGCAACCTGTACGAATCACCCGAACAAAGACCGGTGTGGATGCATCAGTCATTGGGGCAGCATACCAGTGTTGGCTGTACCAATAA
- a CDS encoding Gfo/Idh/MocA family protein: MAKIKIAVIGAGTIAQIGHLPYYRDETGVELCAVVDVNLERATDVARKFGANAAYSDAKEMFEKENVDAVSICTTNQSHVSLSKLAFSYGVDVLVEKPLAVSSAEAWELVNEAERAKCICMVGMSHRFRNESQALKRFIEAGDLGDIYYANAKILRRRGTPTGWFTDKSKSGGGPLMDIGVHVLDLAWWLVGKPVPARVSGQLVKKIGRYETIMSSRWQSADSANRDNSIFDVEDFASAYIRFENNMVMNLEVSWALNGPQDDALKVNIYGDKGGVSLDPLRFYSEHNHILSESALSVQSNDQMKDEISHFIECVQRRETPLPSVHEGAQIVDILEAIHASSELNREVIIQK, from the coding sequence ATGGCCAAAATAAAAATTGCGGTTATCGGAGCTGGCACTATTGCGCAAATCGGACATCTTCCATATTACCGAGATGAGACTGGTGTGGAACTTTGTGCGGTCGTAGATGTCAACTTGGAAAGGGCCACGGATGTGGCTCGAAAGTTTGGAGCGAATGCCGCTTACAGTGATGCCAAAGAAATGTTTGAAAAGGAAAACGTGGATGCGGTTAGCATCTGTACCACAAATCAGAGTCATGTAAGTCTGTCGAAACTAGCATTTAGCTACGGCGTGGATGTTCTGGTAGAGAAACCTCTGGCTGTGAGTTCTGCTGAAGCTTGGGAGCTAGTAAATGAAGCAGAGCGTGCCAAATGTATCTGTATGGTGGGTATGAGCCATAGGTTCAGAAATGAGTCCCAGGCTCTTAAACGGTTTATTGAAGCCGGTGACTTAGGAGATATTTACTATGCCAACGCTAAGATTCTTAGAAGAAGGGGTACGCCCACTGGCTGGTTTACCGACAAATCAAAATCAGGCGGAGGACCGCTGATGGACATCGGTGTCCATGTTCTGGATTTAGCTTGGTGGTTAGTGGGGAAGCCCGTCCCGGCTCGTGTTTCCGGACAACTGGTCAAGAAAATTGGCCGCTATGAAACAATCATGTCCTCACGCTGGCAAAGTGCAGACAGCGCCAATAGGGACAACAGTATTTTTGATGTCGAAGACTTTGCAAGTGCATATATTCGTTTCGAGAACAACATGGTGATGAACCTTGAAGTGAGTTGGGCTCTGAACGGTCCGCAAGACGATGCGCTCAAGGTGAATATCTACGGTGACAAAGGAGGAGTATCTCTCGATCCGCTGCGCTTTTACTCCGAACACAATCACATTTTGTCGGAATCTGCTCTCTCTGTGCAATCAAACGATCAAATGAAAGATGAAATTTCCCACTTTATCGAATGCGTTCAAAGACGTGAAACACCGTTACCCTCCGTACATGAGGGCGCGCAGATTGTTGATATTTTAGAAGCCATTCACGCGTCGTCTGAACTGAACCGTGAAGTCATCATACAGAAGTAA
- a CDS encoding sugar phosphate isomerase/epimerase, which yields MKLAVSMWSVHRKFFHDGWNVLDFLDFCREHGFSNVELLDVFWKDQSSELPKVKDFLRKNGMTVAAYAVSNDFAKEAASDREKAAKVILNGIELAKELETQVVRVFAGDLKPGSEFQNSVGYIVEGFRSVVAKAEAEGIVLALENHGKLAGKGEQVRHIIREVGSNSLRSTFDMGNFILVDQTALRAFAELGTLVAHVHVKDFKQANHGEGLQGVNEKWFVSTVCGLGEIPISEVLRKIRSSGYDGYVSLEYEGDGDEVSGVLDSMEYLRKYIN from the coding sequence ATGAAGTTAGCCGTAAGCATGTGGAGTGTACATCGAAAGTTCTTTCATGACGGTTGGAACGTTCTGGATTTTCTTGATTTTTGCCGAGAGCACGGGTTCTCGAATGTAGAGCTGCTGGACGTGTTTTGGAAAGACCAATCAAGTGAACTGCCGAAGGTGAAGGACTTTCTTCGGAAAAACGGCATGACTGTGGCTGCCTATGCAGTCTCAAACGATTTCGCAAAGGAAGCTGCAAGTGACCGAGAAAAAGCTGCAAAGGTCATCCTGAACGGCATTGAACTTGCGAAGGAACTTGAGACACAAGTCGTGCGCGTGTTTGCTGGGGACTTAAAACCGGGATCGGAATTTCAAAACAGTGTGGGCTATATCGTTGAGGGCTTTCGGAGCGTAGTTGCAAAGGCGGAAGCAGAAGGCATCGTTTTGGCTCTAGAAAACCATGGGAAACTGGCTGGTAAAGGTGAACAAGTTCGTCATATTATTCGCGAAGTAGGCAGTAACAGCCTCCGGTCAACTTTTGACATGGGTAATTTCATATTAGTAGACCAAACTGCCCTCCGAGCCTTTGCGGAACTGGGTACCTTGGTTGCGCATGTGCATGTGAAGGATTTCAAACAAGCAAATCATGGTGAGGGGCTTCAGGGTGTTAATGAAAAGTGGTTTGTGTCGACCGTTTGTGGCTTGGGTGAAATCCCTATATCCGAAGTGCTGCGAAAGATCCGCTCATCCGGCTATGACGGCTATGTGTCCCTGGAATATGAAGGTGATGGAGATGAAGTCTCCGGTGTGTTAGACAGCATGGAATATCTTCGCAAGTATATCAACTAG
- a CDS encoding Gfo/Idh/MocA family protein, which produces MKPLNVAVIGAGSISDLHLKSYQKNQQAAIVAICDINEGRARAKAAEYGIERVYTDYHKLLEDREVESVSICTWNNLHAQIAMDALRSGKNVLVEKPLSRTLEEALQLQQIVKETGGLLQVGFVRRYASNTEILNRFIQAGELGEIYYSRVSCLRRLGNPGGWFADVERSGGGPLIDLGVHIIDIAWYLMGRPKVKSISGNTYLKLGNRSNIQNLSFYQASDYDTSRNTVEDFANALIRFENGASMTVDVSYTLHAKEDELIVKLYGEKGGAEIEPELAIVSEKYDTILNVTPQVDNRGLDFVEAFQNEINHFVGCSQNHTESRSPVDDGVEIMKMLVGIYESAQKGTEIYFD; this is translated from the coding sequence ATGAAACCTTTAAACGTCGCGGTTATCGGTGCGGGTTCTATTTCAGACCTACACCTCAAGTCTTATCAAAAAAACCAGCAAGCCGCTATCGTAGCCATTTGCGACATAAATGAGGGTCGAGCTCGCGCCAAGGCTGCAGAATACGGCATCGAACGTGTCTATACAGACTATCACAAGTTGTTGGAGGACAGAGAAGTAGAGTCTGTAAGCATTTGCACGTGGAATAACTTGCATGCTCAGATTGCGATGGATGCATTAAGGTCTGGGAAAAATGTCCTAGTTGAAAAGCCTTTGTCCCGGACGCTGGAAGAAGCTTTGCAGTTACAACAAATTGTAAAGGAAACCGGAGGACTGCTGCAGGTTGGCTTCGTTCGCAGGTATGCTTCGAACACAGAAATTCTAAATCGATTTATTCAGGCGGGTGAACTAGGAGAAATCTATTACTCCCGCGTCTCTTGTCTGAGACGGCTTGGCAACCCTGGCGGGTGGTTCGCAGATGTTGAACGTTCCGGCGGTGGTCCGCTGATTGACCTTGGCGTTCACATCATAGATATCGCTTGGTATTTAATGGGGAGACCCAAGGTTAAATCGATTAGCGGCAACACATATTTGAAACTAGGCAACCGAAGCAACATTCAGAACTTGTCTTTTTATCAAGCATCTGATTATGACACAAGTAGAAATACAGTCGAGGATTTTGCCAATGCCCTTATTCGTTTCGAAAATGGTGCGTCTATGACAGTGGACGTAAGCTACACTCTGCATGCGAAGGAAGACGAGCTGATTGTGAAGTTATATGGAGAAAAAGGCGGAGCTGAAATTGAGCCGGAGTTAGCTATTGTTTCAGAAAAATACGACACAATTTTGAACGTAACACCACAAGTAGATAACCGGGGACTTGATTTTGTCGAAGCATTTCAGAATGAAATTAATCACTTTGTTGGTTGCAGTCAGAATCATACAGAGTCCCGCAGTCCGGTGGATGACGGCGTTGAAATCATGAAAATGTTAGTGGGTATCTATGAATCAGCTCAAAAGGGGACAGAAATTTATTTTGATTAA
- a CDS encoding zinc-binding alcohol dehydrogenase: MRRLVAVNGLVKIEVCSEPTMTEQSVLIQTHFSAISPGTEYKLIESSRESPVPLGYSAAGTVLAVGSKVLGIKEGDKVACYGGPFVTHSERLVVPQNLCVRLPDDVSLSDAAFVGLGAIAVHGVRSLGIQFGEIVAIFGLGLLGQLSTQLCHEANYLSIVTDLSEVRRGRLLNHYSTASGVQVLDSSHFSAAISEASGGGGADAVLICAHSLQSGLLDAALEVVRYRGRVVIVGNIPVECSREKMFQKEVDVQVSRAGGIGRYDEGYENRGIDFPRSLVRWTEGRNMQEVIRLLASGRLDIDSLVTHRIAFNDAPSAYTEMKQESDFMAAVLSY, encoded by the coding sequence TTGAGACGACTTGTCGCTGTGAATGGATTGGTAAAAATTGAAGTCTGCAGTGAACCGACTATGACTGAGCAAAGTGTTCTGATACAGACGCACTTTTCGGCCATTAGCCCTGGCACTGAGTATAAACTCATTGAGAGTTCACGGGAATCGCCTGTCCCTCTTGGTTACAGTGCAGCAGGTACTGTCCTGGCTGTCGGAAGCAAGGTCCTTGGCATCAAGGAGGGAGACAAGGTGGCTTGTTACGGAGGACCGTTTGTGACGCATTCGGAACGGCTGGTGGTTCCTCAAAACCTCTGTGTAAGGTTGCCAGACGATGTGTCGTTAAGTGATGCTGCCTTCGTCGGTTTGGGTGCCATTGCTGTCCACGGCGTACGAAGCCTGGGAATTCAATTTGGTGAAATTGTGGCAATTTTCGGCTTGGGTTTGCTTGGCCAACTCTCCACACAACTTTGTCATGAAGCGAATTACCTTTCCATTGTTACCGATTTATCAGAAGTCAGGCGCGGTCGGTTACTGAATCACTACAGTACTGCAAGCGGTGTACAAGTGCTTGACAGCTCACATTTCAGTGCAGCCATAAGTGAGGCTTCCGGTGGCGGCGGTGCAGATGCAGTCCTGATATGTGCTCACTCCCTTCAATCTGGACTCCTTGATGCTGCTTTAGAGGTTGTCCGATATCGCGGACGCGTGGTTATAGTAGGCAACATTCCTGTGGAGTGCTCACGAGAAAAAATGTTTCAGAAAGAAGTTGACGTCCAAGTTTCTCGAGCTGGTGGAATAGGAAGGTATGATGAGGGCTATGAAAACCGCGGAATAGACTTTCCAAGAAGTCTGGTTCGATGGACAGAAGGTAGAAATATGCAGGAAGTGATTCGCTTGCTGGCGTCTGGTCGACTCGACATCGATTCACTTGTAACACACCGCATTGCGTTCAATGATGCTCCCAGCGCATATACGGAGATGAAGCAAGAGTCGGATTTTATGGCAGCAGTCCTATCGTACTAG
- a CDS encoding family 20 glycosylhydrolase yields the protein MAELVVNPDFRDRKEGESTATGWFEKPDRNTFEYAIEAIQLGGVTRSIQKVIGSGRGDGYIWQKIDVTPGTYRLSGTLKTQGEISSQLRLFFMDENEKIIRREISRTVLGNSDWERISVVCESPPEAKKALLFAISYTVFEEASCSWSHISLQPITDSTDETTGTTGSEAAELEDVGVSRPGVVSSTDEAPVIIPRPQRISWDTSVAFRLSPAVVIVPEGDMFLEEIQRVAEYFSVFVKTELGMDIRVATSDQATVLMETILLRIGSPREHQGADKDTQEILRTRAESYCLEIERNRVTITGHDARGLFFGVQSFIQIINGLQNSSQNELQTTGKTEQYYLPGCVIVDYPDLEWRAVHIFIDFLSQDFTKALIDKILCRYKFNALVIECSSVKWESHPEIWRESAVETDKLRDLVDYAKRRFMEVIPLVQSLGHCQWLFANGQNVDICEDRDNPYAYNPLNDRSYSVMFEIYDEAIEVFRPKLFHIGHDEVRMVGSFPKSAQGKEKGFESLFVQDTNRISQHLESRGVRPMMWADIIQEPTFQPYLSKIDSSLFMVDWQYTPFRAYQGIEFLRNEGFDVIGSAWHNPQNIFYFTKHVKEIDGLGMLQTTWTGHFGSTCALATDMKQYIAHLYAAEMNWNVDGYGSVAALPYDSQKLVKTALEENTVTGEIPDWGRNW from the coding sequence GTGGCCGAGTTGGTTGTGAATCCAGATTTCCGAGACCGGAAGGAAGGCGAGTCTACGGCAACCGGCTGGTTTGAAAAACCTGACCGGAATACGTTCGAATATGCGATTGAAGCAATTCAATTGGGCGGTGTAACCAGGAGCATCCAAAAGGTTATCGGATCTGGTCGCGGAGATGGATACATCTGGCAAAAAATTGACGTTACACCAGGGACCTATCGACTCAGCGGGACACTGAAAACACAGGGAGAAATTAGTTCCCAGTTAAGGCTCTTCTTTATGGATGAAAACGAGAAAATTATCCGTCGAGAAATATCACGAACGGTGCTCGGCAATAGTGACTGGGAGCGTATTTCAGTAGTGTGTGAATCCCCGCCTGAAGCCAAAAAAGCACTCCTGTTTGCCATCTCATACACAGTCTTTGAAGAAGCATCTTGCAGTTGGTCACACATTAGTCTTCAGCCAATCACTGATTCGACTGACGAAACAACAGGGACAACAGGAAGTGAAGCCGCAGAATTAGAAGACGTTGGCGTTTCGAGACCGGGCGTTGTCTCGTCTACAGATGAGGCCCCTGTTATTATCCCACGTCCACAAAGGATAAGCTGGGACACGTCGGTCGCATTTCGCCTCTCGCCGGCCGTTGTTATCGTACCAGAGGGAGACATGTTTCTTGAGGAGATACAGCGGGTCGCTGAGTACTTTAGCGTGTTTGTGAAGACCGAGCTTGGAATGGATATCAGGGTTGCGACATCGGACCAGGCAACGGTATTAATGGAAACTATTTTGTTACGCATAGGCAGTCCGAGGGAACATCAGGGTGCAGATAAAGACACCCAGGAAATTCTGCGGACACGCGCTGAGTCCTATTGTTTGGAGATTGAGCGGAACAGGGTCACAATCACGGGACACGATGCTCGAGGACTCTTCTTTGGAGTTCAGAGCTTCATTCAAATCATCAACGGATTGCAAAATTCATCGCAAAACGAATTGCAAACCACAGGCAAGACGGAGCAGTACTATCTTCCGGGATGTGTGATAGTTGACTACCCTGACCTTGAGTGGCGCGCTGTACATATCTTTATTGATTTTCTTTCACAAGACTTTACAAAAGCACTCATAGACAAAATTTTATGCCGCTATAAATTTAATGCACTTGTGATTGAGTGCTCGAGCGTTAAATGGGAATCCCATCCGGAAATCTGGCGGGAATCTGCTGTTGAAACCGATAAATTACGCGATCTCGTTGACTATGCAAAACGCCGTTTCATGGAAGTTATACCGCTGGTTCAGTCTTTAGGACACTGCCAGTGGCTGTTTGCCAATGGACAAAACGTCGATATTTGCGAGGACAGAGACAATCCATATGCCTACAATCCGCTCAATGACAGGTCGTACTCCGTAATGTTTGAAATCTACGATGAAGCCATTGAAGTATTTCGACCAAAGCTGTTTCATATTGGACACGATGAAGTTCGCATGGTTGGAAGCTTCCCTAAATCTGCGCAAGGAAAAGAAAAGGGATTCGAATCATTGTTTGTACAGGATACAAATCGAATTTCTCAGCATTTAGAGAGCCGTGGTGTAAGACCAATGATGTGGGCGGATATTATTCAGGAACCGACGTTTCAACCATATCTCTCAAAGATAGATTCCTCTCTGTTTATGGTGGATTGGCAATACACTCCTTTTCGAGCGTACCAAGGTATTGAATTCTTGCGAAATGAAGGATTTGATGTCATCGGGTCAGCCTGGCATAATCCGCAAAATATTTTTTACTTTACTAAACATGTAAAGGAAATCGATGGCTTAGGAATGCTTCAAACCACCTGGACGGGTCATTTTGGAAGTACGTGTGCGTTAGCGACAGACATGAAACAATACATTGCACATCTTTACGCTGCCGAGATGAATTGGAATGTAGACGGCTATGGGTCTGTAGCTGCACTACCCTATGATTCGCAAAAACTCGTCAAGACTGCACTGGAGGAAAACACTGTGACCGGGGAAATTCCAGACTGGGGAAGGAATTGGTGA